From Dietzia sp. ANT_WB102, a single genomic window includes:
- a CDS encoding gamma carbonic anhydrase family protein, which yields MAVYALGDLEPDIAPDAWVHPDAVVIGRVSLGAGVSVWPTAVLRGDYGRIEIGAMTNIQDGTIIHCTATNPTIIGGYCVVGHNAHIEGATIGDGALISSGSIVLNGSVIGDGAVVAAGCLVPPRFVLPARRMALGTPAKIREGYEVDPAMLDGNAQMYHDNAMRYRSELRRLD from the coding sequence ATGGCTGTCTATGCACTGGGAGACCTCGAGCCCGACATCGCACCTGATGCCTGGGTGCACCCCGACGCGGTGGTCATCGGCCGAGTGAGTCTCGGTGCCGGAGTCTCGGTGTGGCCCACCGCGGTCCTGCGCGGCGACTATGGCCGCATCGAGATCGGTGCCATGACCAACATCCAAGACGGAACGATCATCCACTGCACGGCCACCAACCCCACGATCATCGGCGGGTATTGCGTGGTGGGGCATAACGCGCACATCGAAGGAGCGACGATCGGCGACGGTGCACTCATATCGTCGGGCTCGATCGTTCTCAACGGCTCCGTGATCGGGGACGGGGCGGTTGTCGCCGCCGGCTGCTTGGTGCCCCCTCGATTCGTGCTTCCCGCCCGTCGGATGGCTTTGGGGACGCCGGCGAAGATCCGCGAGGGCTACGAGGTAGACCCGGCGATGCTCGACGGCAATGCGCAGATGTACCACGACAACGCGATGCGCTACCGCTCCGAGCTGCGCCGGCTCGACTGA
- a CDS encoding uracil-DNA glycosylase translates to MTDRHLPPTPLTELLDPGWARALAPVEDQIHAMGDFLRAENAAGRAYLPAADRVLRAFTQSFDDVRVLIVGQDPYPTPGHPVGLSFAVDGDVRPLPRSLVNIYREYADDLGIAAPEHGDLGAWSRAGVLLLNRVLTVAPGKPASHRRRGWEQVTQRAIEALVERDSPMVAILWGREAQSLIPTLGTTPVIASPHPSPLSASRGFFGSRPFSRANEELRRLGVEPVDWRLPAAPLQV, encoded by the coding sequence GTGACGGACAGACACCTCCCGCCGACTCCTCTGACGGAACTGCTCGACCCCGGCTGGGCACGCGCCCTCGCGCCCGTCGAGGACCAGATCCACGCGATGGGCGACTTCCTTCGCGCCGAAAACGCAGCGGGGCGCGCCTACCTCCCCGCCGCGGACCGCGTCCTGCGGGCGTTCACCCAGTCCTTCGACGACGTGCGCGTGCTCATCGTGGGGCAGGACCCATATCCCACCCCCGGCCACCCGGTCGGCCTGAGCTTCGCAGTCGACGGCGACGTCCGGCCGCTTCCGCGAAGCCTGGTCAACATCTACCGAGAATATGCCGATGACCTGGGCATAGCCGCCCCCGAGCACGGTGACCTGGGGGCTTGGTCCCGCGCAGGGGTTCTGCTCCTCAACCGGGTGCTGACCGTCGCCCCCGGAAAGCCGGCATCCCACAGACGCAGGGGCTGGGAGCAGGTAACCCAACGAGCGATCGAGGCACTGGTCGAGCGGGACAGCCCGATGGTGGCGATTCTGTGGGGTCGAGAGGCGCAGTCACTCATTCCGACGCTGGGGACCACGCCTGTGATCGCCTCTCCGCATCCCTCACCCCTCTCAGCCTCTCGAGGATTCTTCGGCTCACGTCCGTTCAGCAGGGCCAATGAGGAGCTACGACGGCTCGGTGTCGAGCCGGTTGACTGGCGACTCCCTGCAGCGCCTTTACAGGTGTAG
- a CDS encoding enoyl-CoA hydratase/isomerase family protein — protein sequence MTSHFADTPLVTLTDGVLTLPVSLEGKGNSLDSDAVDQAGSALRSLLAGDIDAGAVLLVGLGKNFCNGGNVPGFAAAEDRAEHVRELADRLHAVVRMLDEVTVPVVAAVSGWAAGAGASLAMAADFSIGGPDTRLLAAYPGIGLSPDGGMSWRLPRAVGQSVARAFILGNEPMDGARAYQLGLLTTFVEGDVRDAARALAVRLAAGPRESFAAAKALLRASEDATLSDHLDAERDSIARLAVSADGIEGVNAFVAKRSPEFGRG from the coding sequence ATGACCTCACACTTCGCCGACACCCCGCTCGTCACTCTCACGGACGGGGTCCTCACCCTTCCGGTCTCGTTGGAGGGCAAAGGCAACTCACTCGATTCCGACGCGGTCGACCAGGCAGGATCGGCATTGCGCTCGCTTCTTGCCGGGGATATCGATGCAGGGGCGGTCCTGTTGGTGGGGCTGGGCAAGAACTTCTGCAATGGCGGTAACGTCCCGGGATTCGCGGCGGCCGAGGACCGGGCGGAGCACGTGCGCGAGCTCGCAGACCGGTTGCACGCGGTCGTCCGGATGCTGGACGAGGTGACCGTCCCGGTCGTCGCAGCAGTGTCCGGGTGGGCCGCCGGGGCGGGCGCCTCTTTGGCTATGGCCGCCGACTTTTCGATCGGCGGGCCCGACACTCGCCTGCTGGCGGCCTACCCCGGCATCGGACTGTCCCCGGACGGCGGGATGTCGTGGCGCCTGCCGCGCGCGGTCGGCCAGTCCGTGGCGCGCGCGTTCATCTTGGGCAATGAACCGATGGACGGCGCGCGGGCGTATCAGTTGGGCCTGCTCACCACGTTCGTCGAGGGCGACGTCCGCGATGCCGCCCGCGCCCTCGCGGTACGCCTCGCGGCCGGGCCGCGCGAGTCCTTCGCCGCGGCGAAGGCATTGCTGCGCGCCTCCGAGGACGCCACGTTGTCGGACCATCTCGATGCCGAACGAGATTCGATAGCCCGCCTGGCCGTCTCAGCGGACGGCATCGAGGGCGTGAACGCGTTTGTCGCCAAGCGTTCACCCGAGTTCGGCCGGGGCTAA